Within the Streptomyces sp. YIM 121038 genome, the region ATGCCCGGCCTCGGCACCCCCTGGGCGAGCGCGGCACGTCCCGCGAAGAACGTCAGGAACGCGACGGCCTCGCCCACCAGGAGCACCATTCCGCCGAACACGGACGCCTTGGCGGTCAGCAGCAGCCGACGGTCCGGGATCGCGGCGAGCGTGGAGCGTATGGACCCGGAGGAGTACTCGCCGGTGATGATGAGGACGCCGAGGATGCCGATGAGCAACTGGCCCAGGGCGACACCCGCGAGGACATTGTTCGTCGGGTCGAACGCGGCTGCCTTGTCCGGCGACGGCGCCTTGGTGTTGGCCATGGTGACCACGCCGATCGCGACCATGCCGACCACGGTGAGCAGCAGCGCGTAGAACGTCGAGCGGAGGGTCCGCAGCTTGACCCACTCCATGCGGGCGGCCTGCCGGAAGCCGTACCCGGGGGAGGCGTGCGCGGTGGTGATGAGGGTGGTCATCGCGGGTTCCTCTCGGTGTCGCTGGGCTTGGTGACACCGCGGCACCGCTGGGTGGTGCTGGGGAGCGGTGGGGTGGTGACACCGCGGTACTCGGCGGAGCCGCTGGTCAACGCGAAGAACGCCTCTTCGAGGGAGCGGCCGTGCGCGGTGAGCTCCCGCACCGAGGTGTCGGCGAGGAGCCGCCCCTGCCCGATCACCACCAGGTGGTCGGCGGTGAGTGCCATCTCGCTGATGAGGTGGCTCGACAACAGGACGGTGCGGCCATCGGCGGCCAGGGAGCGCATCAACTCCCGGATCCAGCGCACACCTTCCGGATCGAGGCCGTTCACCGGCTCGTCGAAGAGGAGCACCTGGGGATCGCCGAGCAACGCGGCCGCGACCCCCAGCCGCTGGGCCATGCCCAGCGAGAACGTCCCCGCACGCCGCCCGGCGACGTCGCTCAGGCCGACGACGCCCAGCACTTCGTCCACCCGCGCCCGCGCGATGCCACCACCCGCGGCGAGCGCCGCCACATGCGCCCGCGCGCTGCGGCCCGGGTGGAACGTGCGGGCTTCGAGAAGCGCCCCTACTTCGCGCAGGGGCCAGCTCAGCTCGCCGTACGGACGTCCGGCGATCCGGGCCCACCCCGTGTCGGGTTTGTCCAGGCCCATGATCATGCGCATCGTGGTCGACTTGCCCGAGCCGTTCGGCCCGAGGAAGCCCGTCACGGCTCCGGGGCGCACCTCGAAGCTCAAGGCGTCCACGGCGGTGGTGGGCCCGTACCGTTTGGTGAGTCCTTGGACCTCGATCATCACAACTCCTGCGGCAAGCCCGGCCTGCGCCCGGCGTGGTCAACACCCCTCACGCTAGGCCGCCCACCAACACCGCAGGAACGGTGATTTCCTCCGACTGACCTGGGGGTTTTCCCCCAGAGACCGGCCACGGCGGCGCCGACCACGGTGGCGCCGAAGCGGTCGCCGGTCCCGGCGGCGCTGACCACAGCGTCGGCAGCCACGGCCACCACCACGACGACCGCACCCCCCGGCCCCGCCGCCACACCCGCACGATCCGGCCAACGAGCCCCCTGTGCGCCGCTCCCGCTCGTGTGGGTGATGGACGGGCGTACGGCGTGGACCGCACGATCCGGAGGTGTCCGGACGAGTACCGGCGAGCACCTGAGCGTGCTCGGGACACCGTGCTCGCGACACGAGGAGCCGAACCATGACGTACCCCAAGACCACCCTGCGCATCGCCCTGACCTGCGTCCTCGCGCTGGGTCTCACCGGCATCGCGCAGACGGGCGGCGCGGCCGGGTCGAAAGCGGCGGCCGAGGCCCGAGAACCCGCCTGCCCGCCGCCCGGCGGCGGAAGCTGCTACTTCGAGTACTACGACAGCAACGGCCTGCGCACCATCGAGTTCGACCCGGAGGTCGGCCGCTGCTACAACACGTCCTCGGCCGGAGCCGTCCGCGGGACCAACAAGACCAACCGCAGGGTCCACCTGTGGCCCACCAGCAACTGCTCGGGCAGCGCGACCGCACTGGTCGACCCGGGCTTCTCCTGGAACGACCCGTCCCACCACTACTACTCGTTCCGGCCGATCCGCTGACGCCGGGGCCGGGCGGACGCGGGGCCCCGGCGTCAGCCGCGGACCCGCGCCCGCCCGGGCCGCCTCAGCCGAACTGGCCGACCTGGTAGTCGCCCCCGGGGTTCGCGGTGATGACGTTCAGGCGGTTGAAGGCGTTGATGAGGGCTATCTCCGCCACCAGCGCGGCCAGTTGGTCCTCGTCGTAGTGCTTGGCCGCGTTGGCCCAGGCCTCGTCGGTGACCCCGCCCGCGGCGTCGGCGATGCGGGTGCCCTGCTCCGCGAGTTCCAGGGCGGCGCGCTCGGCCTCGGTGTACACCGAGGCATCCCGCCAGGTCGCGAGCAGGTTGAGGCGCGTGGGGGTCTCCCCGGCATGCGCGGCCTCCTTGGTGTGGATGTCGGCGCAGAAGCCGCAGCCGTTGATCTGGCTGGCGCGCAGCGCCACCAACTCCCGGGTCGCGGCGGGCAGCGCGGACTGCGTGAGTGCCCTGCCCGCCGCGGAGAGGTGCTTGAGGGCGTTGCCCGAGACCGGGTTGGTGAGGAAGTTGAGACGGGGTTCC harbors:
- a CDS encoding carboxymuconolactone decarboxylase family protein, whose protein sequence is MEPRLNFLTNPVSGNALKHLSAAGRALTQSALPAATRELVALRASQINGCGFCADIHTKEAAHAGETPTRLNLLATWRDASVYTEAERAALELAEQGTRIADAAGGVTDEAWANAAKHYDEDQLAALVAEIALINAFNRLNVITANPGGDYQVGQFG
- a CDS encoding ABC transporter permease, whose amino-acid sequence is MTTLITTAHASPGYGFRQAARMEWVKLRTLRSTFYALLLTVVGMVAIGVVTMANTKAPSPDKAAAFDPTNNVLAGVALGQLLIGILGVLIITGEYSSGSIRSTLAAIPDRRLLLTAKASVFGGMVLLVGEAVAFLTFFAGRAALAQGVPRPGIGDSGVLRAVLMSGAYLAMIGLMGVGIGAITRHTASAIASLVGVTFVLPALIGGISGPTVAKYFPTMIAGNSLAVAKPVSDMLAPWTGFTVLCLYTAVVLGVGARLLARRDA